GATACGAAACTGTTCCTCTATAGACTCCAAAAAGTATTCGCCTGATCCTGCTACTCCCCATAAAAAAGACCTGATCCTTTAAAAGGTTAGCCCAAAAGTAATAAGGATAAGCCTAGGCCAAGACAAGTTTGATCAAGTCCAGCGGATCAGGTCTAACTGAAAGTCAGGTCAAATCAAGCTTGATCAGTTTCTTTGAATCAGGTCTCGCTGCGCGAGATCAGTTTACCTCCTTCTTAATAACCGGGCCTGATTTGGAGAATGGGCTTTTTCTGATTTCGCGAAGAGAAACCTGATTCGCCGAAGGCGAACCTGATACGGAGCAACTAATTTCGGCTTTGCGGAAGTAAATTCGCGCTGCGCGCGAGTCAATGGCTATCAACTCCGTTAGGAATTGACTTGGCGATAGCCAAATTCACTCAGCCGAAGGCTGAATGAATTTATTAAATATTTGCTTTAAGCAACAACGCAAACACCCCTACCCCGACCAACGCACTCACCACCACATTGGCGATGGCCCAACCGGTATGGCCCATTTTAAAGAGCTCGAAAGTTTCGAAACTGAAGGTGGAGAAGGTGGAGAATCCGCCGCAGAACCCGACCAAGAGTGCGGCCCGCCAGGTTTCGGCACTGAGGGTCAATTGTTGGCGTTGAAGCCAGTTGAAGACCAATGCAAAAACGACGATACTGAGCATATTGGCCGCGAAGGTTCCGACTGGGAAATAAGCCCTGGGCATGAGGGAAACGGCGGCTTTTCCGGTGGCGAAACGCGCCAATGATCCGAGTCCTCCCCCGATGAAAATAGCCAAGTAGAGTTGCAAGGCAAGTACGATTTAGAGTGGGCGGTAACGTTTCTCCATCAGGCCGTAGGCCGAAAAAACAAGCCACCCGATTACGGTACCCAAGATAGCTCCCCCGACGATGTCGCCCAAATAATGGACGCCCAGATACACCCGGCTGTACGCGGAGAGTACGCACCACGAAGCGAAGAGGGCTTCGCTGTATTTCCAGTAGCGCGTGAAATAGCGGATGAAGAAATACGCGAGGGCGAAGGTGTTGGCGGCGTGGGAACTCACGAATCCGAATTCGCCGCCGCAGCCTTCGGGCACGAGGCGGATGAATTCCATAACACCTTCCTGATGGCAGGGGCGCAGTCGTTCGAAGACGATCTTGAAGGCGTTGACGCTGAGCCAATCGGCCAATCCGAAGGTGATGAGCGTGGCGGCCAGGGCCGCAAAACCCCACAGGCGGTCGAGCACAAAATAGAGTGCGATGATTACGGCGTACATCCAGTACCAGTGCGATGCTTCGGTGATCCACAACCAAAAGCCATCCCACCGTTCGGTTCCCAGATTATTCAGCCACAAGGTGAGCTGCCAGTCGTATTCAATGAGCTTATTCAGCATGATCGTTGGCGTGAAGTCGCTCCCAGATCATGTCCTTGAGCTGATCGAGCCCCTGCTGCGCTACGGACGATATGAACAGGTGTGGAATGTCGGTCGGAAGCGTTTTTCGTATTTCGGCCCGTAGCTCATCGTCGAGCATATCGTTCTTGGAAATGGCCAAGATTCGGTTTTTGTCGAGCAACTCGGGATTGTATTTCCTTAATTCCTCGAGCAGGATACTGTACTCGTTGGCA
This Flavobacteriales bacterium DNA region includes the following protein-coding sequences:
- a CDS encoding CrcB family protein, which encodes MQLYLAIFIGGGLGSLARFATGKAAVSLMPRAYFPVGTFAANMLSIVVFALVFNWLQRQQLTLSAETWRAALLVGFCGGFSTFSTFSFETFELFKMGHTGWAIANVVVSALVGVGVFALLLKANI
- a CDS encoding phosphatase PAP2 family protein, which codes for MLNKLIEYDWQLTLWLNNLGTERWDGFWLWITEASHWYWMYAVIIALYFVLDRLWGFAALAATLITFGLADWLSVNAFKIVFERLRPCHQEGVMEFIRLVPEGCGGEFGFVSSHAANTFALAYFFIRYFTRYWKYSEALFASWCVLSAYSRVYLGVHYLGDIVGGAILGTVIGWLVFSAYGLMEKRYRPL